The genomic stretch CTTGAGCCTCCCTATCTCTTCAACTAACTTCAGCCTCTCAGAATAGAGATCCACCAATCTGAGGGTCACTTCCTTGATCCTCCCCCTGAGTTCCTCCATCAGATAGCCCCCCTCATGCTCCTCATTATGTGATCAGCTATCGTGAACGCGAGCATACTCTCGACCACTACTACAGCCCTAGGGACTACGCATGGATCATGCCTGCCTTTAACCTTTATCTCCACATTCCTCAGCAGTTCCAAGTCCACGGTTTCCTGAGGCTTAGCTATCGATGGAGTCGGTTTGAAAGCTACCCTCAAGATTATCGGCTCCCCCGTCGTGATGCCCCCTATCGCTCCACCGTGATCGTTCTTCTTATACCTTATCTTACCATCTATCACCCTGATGGGGTCGTTGTGTTCAGATCCCCTCATCCTAGCTGCTCTGAAGCCGGATCCGAACTCCACCCCCTTGACAGCCGGTATCGAGAACATAGCCTTAGCTATATCCCCCTCTATCGTGTCGAAAATAGGCTCCCCTAGACCCGGAGGTACGTTCAAAGCTATAGCTTCGACGATACCGCCTACGCTATCCCCTTCCCTCCTCGCTCTCTCTATAGCTGCCGCCATCCTCAAGTAGCTCTCCTCGTTAGGAGCCCTCACTGGGTTCATATATCTATACCTCCTCGCATCATCTAAAGTGAAGCCCTCGGCTCTCTCACCCCCTATCTCGAGGGAGTATGCTATCACCTCTATCCCAAGCTTCTCAAGGATCTTCATAGCTACAGCTCCAGCCATGCACATCGATATTGTCACTCTGCCTGAGAAACGGCCCCCTCCCCTGAAATCGTTGTAACCGGAGTACTTCAATCTAGCGACGTAATCAGCGTGCCCGGGCCTCGGAAACCTGTTGATCTCCTCGTAGTATGATGAATCGATATCCTCGTTCCTGACTATCATGGAGATAGGCGCTCCGGTAGTGAAGCCATTGAAGACGCCGCTGAGTATCTCAACCCTATCTCTCTCAGCTCTCTGACTCACTAGCTCTGATTGACCCGGTCTCCTGAGGTCCAGTATCCTCTGAACATCCTCCTCGCTTAAAGGAAGCCCTGCAGGAACTCCTTCAATCACAGCCCCTACTACGGGACCGTGGCTCTCACCGAAGGATATTAGCCTGAGCTCTCTCCCGAAGATATCCCCTCCCATGGGCTCACCTTAAGGTCTGAAGGGCCTTATCCTCAGGAAATCCACCTCAGAGCTCCCGAGATAAAGAGACACTCTGGCGCCGACTGTAGGAGATACTGTGAAGAATTTCACTGAGTATATCGCGGTACCATTGGGATCTATGGGCTCTACAGCGATAGAATCATTCAACTTGACCTCAAATCGGTATTCGAATGGATCCAGTCTCCTCAGGTTGGCATCGACTCCTCCGGTCTCGACACCGAATGGGTA from Candidatus Korarchaeum sp. encodes the following:
- the aroC gene encoding chorismate synthase produces the protein MGGDIFGRELRLISFGESHGPVVGAVIEGVPAGLPLSEEDVQRILDLRRPGQSELVSQRAERDRVEILSGVFNGFTTGAPISMIVRNEDIDSSYYEEINRFPRPGHADYVARLKYSGYNDFRGGGRFSGRVTISMCMAGAVAMKILEKLGIEVIAYSLEIGGERAEGFTLDDARRYRYMNPVRAPNEESYLRMAAAIERARREGDSVGGIVEAIALNVPPGLGEPIFDTIEGDIAKAMFSIPAVKGVEFGSGFRAARMRGSEHNDPIRVIDGKIRYKKNDHGGAIGGITTGEPIILRVAFKPTPSIAKPQETVDLELLRNVEIKVKGRHDPCVVPRAVVVVESMLAFTIADHIMRSMRGAI